A single window of Paenibacillus sp. SYP-B4298 DNA harbors:
- a CDS encoding hybrid sensor histidine kinase/response regulator translates to MAKWLDIRAGTKIWLGTVLFVVLLVACRIGWLIAYMPPEQTEIQSGVLDLRMEGALADTQVLSLNGEWEFYPHALLSVFGSQDQMANIAGKTLIQVPGEWTLEGGSYGYGTYRLQVLLPPQDRSIYSLKIRSVIQSSALYINGKLLGQSGKPAASRHNYEPYNNPYTVTFSAEGAQRLDIALQVANYDLPSRGGIARSILFGKSDAVDRQTGLSMGMIMLVSIVYLLHGGYAFLLYAMGMRDRRLLFFALSVIFPILAMSAVQNRLLLLWGEPSFELSVRHMPFIMVSWAYSIMQCVPGQYARAWARRAVAWLSRLCLLTVLFILVAPPAAVLHMFPFYFLLVALSIVVTVTAIWRTALRDPQHNGFTLLGLLALILCLAWEVPLYYLGISVVFYPFDLLLAIICFSAMWFQRYFQGVKRTRELSVKLKQADQQKDEFLANTSHELRNPLHGMLAVAQAVLEREGGSLQAKSVRDMELMLDVGRRMTLMLNDLLDIALLKESGIVLQRETVYVQTAAGGVLDMLRHMSAGKPVVLRSLIPDRFPPVMADEKRLIQILFNLVHNALKHTSQGEIEVSAEAQAGWATIRVRDTGTGIPPELLRRVFEPYEQAAAGLGGFGLGLHVSRQLVELHGGVIRVRSEYGKGAEFSFTLELASAATVAAALGPTDVENEGPTTSIVWPDSVPAGVMEAAAAAPVSLAVVGDRAPQGQRQTVDEISGGVGAAGQSDTGAERSRLLIVDDDAVNLNVLVHVFDGAYQITVATGGSEALRLVEKQPFDLMISDVMMPGMSGYELTRLVRSRYTLSELPILLLTARERPEDIETGFRAGANDYVTKPVNLLELRARVTMLTRLKQSVGERLRMEGAWLQAQIKPHFILNTFNAVAALSQIDLRRMQNLVDEFSNYLRVSIDLKNLEHLVPLEQELELVRSYLYIEQERFGDRLQVKWEIEEGLELKLPPLSIQPLVENAVRHGILSQARGGCVTIRIASAGDPAYVEIVVEDEGRGMSAEQLERLLQYDGSGIGVINTDRRLKWHFGEGLHYKSRPNEGTRVSFVVKAI, encoded by the coding sequence TTGGCGAAGTGGCTTGACATAAGGGCAGGTACTAAAATTTGGCTAGGAACGGTGCTGTTCGTGGTGCTGCTCGTCGCCTGCCGTATCGGCTGGTTGATTGCTTATATGCCCCCGGAACAGACGGAGATCCAAAGCGGGGTGCTCGATCTCCGAATGGAGGGCGCGCTGGCGGATACACAGGTGCTATCACTGAACGGGGAGTGGGAATTTTACCCGCATGCACTCCTCTCAGTTTTCGGATCACAGGATCAGATGGCGAACATAGCAGGCAAGACACTCATACAGGTCCCTGGAGAATGGACTCTGGAGGGCGGCTCCTACGGCTACGGCACCTACCGCTTGCAGGTGCTGCTTCCGCCACAGGATCGCTCGATCTACTCGCTCAAGATCCGCAGCGTCATCCAGTCCTCTGCGCTCTATATTAACGGCAAGCTGCTCGGACAGTCTGGAAAACCTGCAGCATCAAGGCACAATTACGAGCCGTATAACAATCCCTATACGGTTACATTCTCCGCAGAGGGAGCCCAGCGCCTCGATATCGCATTGCAGGTAGCGAACTATGATCTTCCGTCGCGCGGCGGGATTGCCAGATCCATTCTGTTCGGGAAAAGTGATGCAGTGGACAGGCAGACGGGGCTATCCATGGGGATGATCATGCTTGTCAGCATTGTGTATTTGCTGCATGGGGGATACGCCTTCCTGCTGTATGCGATGGGCATGCGTGACCGGCGGTTGCTTTTTTTTGCGTTATCGGTCATTTTCCCGATTCTGGCTATGTCTGCTGTTCAGAACCGCTTGCTGCTGCTGTGGGGGGAGCCCAGCTTTGAACTCAGTGTGAGGCATATGCCGTTCATTATGGTTAGCTGGGCATACAGCATCATGCAATGCGTCCCCGGCCAGTATGCCCGTGCCTGGGCAAGGCGGGCAGTGGCATGGCTTTCTCGTCTCTGTCTGCTCACGGTGCTGTTTATTCTAGTGGCCCCGCCTGCTGCTGTGCTGCATATGTTCCCTTTTTATTTCCTGCTGGTGGCGCTCTCGATCGTCGTTACCGTTACGGCCATCTGGCGGACGGCATTGCGTGATCCGCAGCATAATGGGTTCACTTTACTTGGCCTGCTCGCGTTAATTCTCTGTTTGGCCTGGGAGGTTCCCCTTTATTATTTGGGAATTAGCGTGGTGTTCTATCCGTTTGACTTGCTGCTCGCGATTATTTGCTTCAGCGCGATGTGGTTTCAACGGTATTTCCAAGGGGTCAAGCGGACTCGCGAGCTGTCGGTCAAGCTGAAGCAGGCCGATCAGCAGAAGGATGAATTTCTGGCTAACACCTCTCATGAGCTGCGCAATCCGCTGCACGGCATGCTCGCGGTCGCCCAGGCCGTGCTGGAACGCGAGGGGGGCTCGCTGCAGGCCAAAAGTGTGCGGGATATGGAGCTGATGCTCGATGTGGGACGGCGTATGACACTGATGCTGAACGATCTGCTAGATATAGCCCTGCTGAAGGAGAGCGGCATTGTGCTGCAGCGGGAGACAGTATATGTACAGACCGCTGCTGGCGGCGTGCTGGACATGCTGCGGCATATGTCTGCCGGGAAGCCCGTCGTGCTCAGGAGCTTGATCCCCGACAGATTCCCGCCAGTTATGGCGGATGAGAAGCGGTTGATCCAGATTCTATTCAATCTGGTTCATAATGCGTTGAAGCATACAAGTCAAGGAGAGATCGAGGTCAGCGCAGAGGCGCAGGCAGGCTGGGCGACGATTCGGGTGCGAGACACCGGAACGGGGATTCCGCCCGAGCTGCTGCGAAGGGTGTTCGAACCGTATGAGCAGGCAGCGGCTGGCCTTGGCGGATTTGGGCTGGGGCTGCATGTGAGCAGACAGCTCGTAGAGCTGCATGGCGGCGTGATTCGTGTTCGATCCGAGTACGGCAAGGGAGCCGAATTCTCCTTCACATTGGAGCTCGCGTCTGCTGCGACTGTAGCGGCAGCGCTCGGGCCGACCGATGTCGAGAACGAAGGACCGACGACCTCTATAGTGTGGCCTGATTCAGTTCCAGCAGGCGTGATGGAAGCGGCGGCAGCCGCTCCTGTCAGCCTTGCCGTCGTCGGCGATAGGGCGCCGCAAGGCCAGAGGCAAACGGTAGACGAAATCTCTGGTGGTGTGGGCGCTGCTGGGCAATCGGACACTGGAGCCGAGCGAAGTCGTCTGCTTATCGTGGATGATGATGCCGTTAATCTGAATGTGCTGGTGCATGTGTTTGATGGAGCCTATCAGATTACGGTAGCGACTGGCGGTAGCGAAGCGCTGCGGCTGGTGGAGAAGCAGCCGTTCGATCTGATGATTTCGGATGTGATGATGCCCGGCATGTCGGGTTACGAGCTGACCCGGCTTGTTCGGAGCCGCTACACGCTGTCCGAGCTGCCAATTCTGCTGTTGACGGCGCGTGAACGCCCGGAAGACATCGAGACGGGCTTCCGGGCCGGAGCCAACGACTATGTGACGAAGCCGGTCAACCTGCTGGAGCTGCGCGCCCGAGTCACGATGCTGACTCGGCTGAAGCAATCGGTTGGCGAACGCCTGCGAATGGAGGGAGCCTGGCTGCAGGCGCAGATTAAGCCACACTTCATATTGAACACCTTCAATGCGGTGGCAGCGCTCAGCCAGATTGATCTGAGGCGAATGCAAAATCTGGTAGATGAGTTCTCTAATTATCTCCGTGTCAGCATTGATCTGAAAAATCTGGAGCATCTGGTACCACTGGAGCAGGAGTTGGAGCTCGTTCGTTCCTATCTGTATATCGAGCAGGAGCGGTTCGGGGACAGGCTTCAAGTGAAGTGGGAGATTGAGGAGGGCCTGGAGCTGAAGCTGCCGCCGCTATCGATTCAACCACTCGTAGAAAATGCAGTGCGCCATGGCATCCTGAGCCAGGCCCGGGGCGGCTGTGTGACGATTCGCATCGCATCCGCGGGAGATCCGGCCTATGTCGAAATTGTCGTAGAGGACGAGGGGCGCGGCATGAGTGCAGAGCAACTGGAGCGCTTGCTGCAATACGATGGGAGCGGCATCGGTGTCATCAATACGGATCGACGACTCAAGTGGCATTTCGGTGAGGGGCTTCATTACAAGAGCAGGCCGAACGAAGGCACGCGCGTATCGTTTGTGGTGAAGGCAATATAG
- a CDS encoding response regulator, with amino-acid sequence MTRAFLVDDEPLALLYLESVLKELMEVTIAGTFTSPVEAIQALSSCRPDVIFLDIDMPEMNGLQAAEKIHEICPDMEIIFVTAYNQYAVDAFELSALDYVLKPLQRRRLEKTVERLEKRLEQLKLEKPSGKLLLRCLNMLQYEREGEPAEAFRWRTLKTEELFCYLLHHRGSVVNREALIDLLFPDSDDKRAMTHLYTIIYQIRKLLADLNIEITISKVGAQRGYILELNEVTVDVDVWQDGLRQLGPITADNCEAYQQLMDDYTGHYFSSQGYLWAESERHRLSVTFTHHALQLASFYVDSRLLPAAIAVYQRVLQLEPYMEEAHKGLIHVYTLMGDRRAAEEYMRIYERCLDEG; translated from the coding sequence TTGACCCGTGCATTTCTTGTTGATGACGAGCCGCTGGCTCTGCTGTACTTGGAATCTGTACTGAAGGAGCTAATGGAGGTAACCATTGCCGGCACATTTACAAGTCCCGTCGAGGCAATCCAGGCATTATCCTCCTGCCGCCCGGATGTTATCTTTCTAGATATTGACATGCCGGAGATGAACGGCCTGCAGGCGGCCGAGAAGATCCATGAGATCTGCCCGGATATGGAGATCATATTTGTCACGGCCTACAACCAGTATGCTGTCGATGCGTTCGAGTTGAGCGCGCTCGACTATGTGCTGAAGCCGCTGCAACGCAGGCGGCTGGAGAAGACTGTAGAGCGGTTGGAAAAACGCCTGGAGCAGCTCAAGCTGGAGAAGCCATCAGGCAAGCTGCTGCTGCGCTGTCTGAACATGCTGCAGTATGAACGGGAGGGGGAGCCAGCAGAAGCATTCCGCTGGAGAACCTTGAAGACGGAGGAGCTATTTTGCTATTTGCTGCATCATCGCGGCAGTGTCGTGAATAGGGAGGCGCTGATCGATCTGTTATTCCCCGATTCCGATGATAAACGGGCGATGACGCATTTGTATACGATTATCTATCAGATTCGCAAGCTGCTGGCGGATTTGAACATTGAGATTACGATCAGCAAGGTTGGCGCCCAACGCGGCTACATACTGGAGCTCAATGAAGTAACTGTGGATGTGGATGTCTGGCAAGACGGCTTGCGCCAGCTCGGACCCATCACCGCTGACAACTGTGAGGCGTATCAGCAGCTTATGGATGACTACACAGGGCACTACTTCAGTAGCCAGGGCTATCTATGGGCGGAAAGTGAACGTCATCGCTTGAGTGTCACCTTCACGCACCATGCACTGCAATTGGCCAGCTTCTACGTGGATAGCCGCTTGCTCCCGGCCGCAATTGCGGTCTATCAGCGAGTATTGCAGCTTGAACCGTATATGGAGGAAGCGCACAAGGGATTGATTCACGTCTATACGTTGATGGGTGACAGAAGGGCTGCTGAGGAGTATATGCGAATCTATGAGCGGTGCCTGGATGAAGGGTGA
- a CDS encoding DUF4127 family protein, translating to MKKRVVYVPLDDRPANLDDVILQGRAAGIEVIVPQPEVTANRLDSELTAEGSEVISTSAPTFGQIEPLQAFLAEHAACADGFILSIDMLAYGGLIGSRRLRDNGGGAYPNYDAATMSLLHTIRGIKEHDKAKPVYVLDTVMRLASTVQVEGLTLQAYQESRSLMQQPRQQQSEFEAILSGYDRKPDGSSFGAAVHFDKEQYYNARRHKLKTTRYVLEELVEPGYVDFIAIGVDDAYIHGIQANEIAWIERYIDDRLGGQNGRHPGRAVILPDADGLGHSLLARIARQLYGDGSYPQYLVSYYGPHGSAIVNPYEYQSVHDNMVSHIDIAGGGLSDGDSYELEVVAVTAASEAAAATARVAANGASGIPTILIDFTSGGASGHETTNSLLSHAATGRMFGYSGWNTAGNKIGLALGMAHSRYAFVTAEAEQAVRADAADAHASLLFKRLLKDYGYKKVVIGEIRAEAAARTPYTNVTADQNLRLFVRPSDYEQLSVLLEQRMQAQAAAMASQAAFNRSSDNGGGIVWCIAPAGWELADYTSFELPAGAAFFSWGRAFEITLKPMVHVTALDAEP from the coding sequence ATGAAAAAAAGAGTAGTGTACGTTCCATTGGATGACCGGCCAGCGAATCTGGATGATGTCATCCTGCAGGGCAGAGCGGCCGGAATCGAGGTCATCGTTCCTCAGCCGGAGGTGACTGCGAATCGGCTTGATTCGGAGTTGACGGCTGAAGGAAGCGAGGTGATCAGCACCAGTGCCCCGACATTTGGCCAGATAGAGCCGTTGCAAGCGTTCCTGGCTGAGCATGCGGCGTGCGCTGACGGCTTCATCCTCTCGATTGACATGCTGGCTTATGGCGGTCTGATTGGGAGCAGGCGTCTGCGTGACAACGGAGGCGGGGCGTATCCGAATTATGATGCGGCTACGATGAGCCTGCTGCACACGATTCGCGGCATCAAGGAGCATGATAAGGCCAAGCCAGTCTATGTGCTCGACACCGTGATGCGCCTTGCGTCTACGGTTCAGGTAGAGGGACTGACGCTGCAGGCGTATCAGGAATCGCGCAGCCTGATGCAGCAGCCGCGCCAGCAGCAGAGCGAATTTGAGGCGATTCTGTCCGGTTACGATAGAAAGCCTGACGGGAGCTCGTTTGGCGCAGCGGTTCATTTCGACAAGGAACAGTATTACAATGCGCGTCGGCATAAGCTGAAGACAACCCGTTATGTGCTGGAGGAGCTGGTGGAGCCGGGGTATGTCGATTTTATCGCGATTGGGGTGGATGACGCTTATATTCATGGTATCCAGGCGAATGAGATTGCCTGGATCGAGCGTTATATTGATGATCGGCTGGGTGGACAGAACGGCCGCCATCCAGGGCGCGCGGTTATATTGCCGGATGCGGACGGTCTCGGCCACTCGTTGCTGGCACGCATAGCGAGGCAACTGTATGGAGACGGCTCCTATCCTCAGTATCTGGTGAGCTATTACGGGCCCCACGGCTCGGCGATTGTGAATCCATACGAGTATCAGAGCGTGCATGACAATATGGTCAGCCACATCGATATTGCAGGAGGGGGGCTGTCGGATGGGGATAGCTATGAGCTGGAGGTTGTTGCGGTTACAGCAGCCTCGGAGGCGGCTGCCGCCACAGCGCGGGTTGCAGCAAATGGAGCATCCGGGATACCTACCATCCTGATCGACTTCACTAGCGGAGGGGCTTCCGGGCATGAGACGACGAATAGCCTGCTTAGCCATGCTGCCACTGGCCGCATGTTCGGATACAGCGGATGGAATACAGCGGGCAATAAGATTGGCCTGGCGCTCGGTATGGCGCATTCCCGTTACGCCTTCGTCACAGCCGAGGCGGAGCAGGCGGTGCGAGCAGATGCGGCGGATGCCCACGCTTCCTTGCTGTTCAAACGATTATTGAAGGATTACGGCTACAAAAAGGTGGTGATCGGCGAGATTCGCGCCGAAGCGGCTGCGCGCACACCGTACACGAATGTGACTGCCGACCAGAATTTGCGGCTGTTTGTCCGTCCAAGCGATTACGAGCAGTTGTCCGTGCTGCTGGAGCAGCGCATGCAAGCCCAGGCAGCCGCGATGGCGAGTCAAGCTGCATTTAATCGTTCATCAGACAATGGGGGAGGCATCGTATGGTGTATCGCCCCAGCCGGCTGGGAGCTGGCAGACTATACAAGCTTCGAGCTTCCTGCAGGGGCGGCGTTCTTTAGTTGGGGGCGAGCCTTTGAGATTACACTGAAGCCGATGGTTCATGTAACAGCGCTTGATGCAGAGCCATGA
- a CDS encoding RNA polymerase sigma factor — protein MSQEQNVYRFYRSALYRIGWRVQYRARATRQRELPLSWDHMASDPGFSLQSVNRLLIEQLLQGLPAQGRAILVKLYLLGLTEAEVAKQLNISQQAVNKWKKRMLRQLYLTMNC, from the coding sequence ATGTCCCAAGAGCAAAACGTCTATCGCTTCTATCGATCCGCGCTCTACCGCATCGGATGGAGGGTACAGTACCGTGCGCGCGCAACCAGGCAGCGGGAGCTGCCGCTTTCGTGGGATCACATGGCATCAGACCCGGGCTTTTCACTTCAAAGCGTCAACAGGCTCCTGATCGAGCAATTACTACAAGGGCTGCCTGCTCAGGGCAGAGCTATCCTAGTTAAGCTATACCTGCTCGGATTGACCGAGGCAGAGGTCGCGAAGCAGTTGAATATCAGCCAACAGGCGGTGAACAAATGGAAAAAAAGAATGCTCAGGCAGTTGTACCTGACGATGAATTGCTAG
- a CDS encoding LacI family DNA-binding transcriptional regulator: MATIKQIAEMAKVSLATVSRVLNNDPTLSVTDETRERVFEVADRLGYRKKTARPAARPTVRSIAFLYWLTEREELHDVYFKSIRLGIEQQAKQQQIELHCYTIEDGIDALGEDIQGFIAVGRFSTAELERLRRLTPHGVFVDTVPDQDHYDAVRPDLRWITRKGIDFFMERGHRRIGFVGGIDLHPDTKERVSDVREETFRECMSRAGLLDEELIFTGRQFAVEDGYRLTMSAIERLGERMPTALFVASDPIAVGCLQALNEKGIAIPARVSLMSINNISIAKYVSPPLTTFHIDVDELCKNAVGLLLERIVEERRLVKTVYLNAELVIRKSAI; this comes from the coding sequence ATGGCGACAATTAAGCAGATTGCCGAGATGGCAAAGGTTTCGTTAGCAACCGTCTCGCGGGTGTTGAACAATGACCCGACGCTGTCAGTCACAGATGAAACAAGAGAGCGGGTATTCGAGGTAGCTGACAGGCTCGGGTACCGAAAGAAGACGGCTCGGCCGGCGGCTCGACCGACGGTTCGAAGCATTGCTTTCCTGTATTGGTTGACTGAGCGGGAGGAACTGCATGATGTCTACTTCAAGTCGATCCGGCTCGGAATCGAGCAGCAGGCAAAGCAGCAGCAGATTGAGCTGCACTGTTATACGATAGAGGATGGCATAGATGCCCTTGGCGAGGACATTCAGGGCTTTATTGCGGTGGGGAGATTCTCCACGGCCGAGCTGGAGCGATTGCGCCGCTTGACGCCCCATGGCGTATTCGTCGATACGGTGCCAGATCAGGATCATTATGATGCCGTCCGCCCTGATCTGCGCTGGATTACCCGCAAGGGGATTGATTTCTTCATGGAGCGGGGGCATCGTCGCATCGGATTTGTCGGGGGGATTGACCTCCATCCCGATACGAAGGAGCGAGTGAGCGATGTCCGCGAGGAGACGTTCCGGGAGTGCATGAGCCGGGCGGGATTGCTGGATGAGGAGCTGATCTTCACCGGCAGGCAGTTCGCTGTTGAGGACGGATACCGATTAACGATGTCTGCCATCGAACGGCTGGGAGAGCGTATGCCGACAGCGCTATTCGTGGCATCCGATCCCATTGCTGTCGGCTGTCTGCAGGCGCTCAATGAGAAGGGGATAGCTATACCAGCCAGGGTGAGTCTAATGAGTATTAATAATATTAGTATTGCCAAATATGTCTCGCCACCTCTGACGACCTTCCATATCGATGTGGACGAGCTGTGTAAAAATGCGGTGGGGCTGCTGCTCGAGAGAATCGTTGAGGAGCGGCGGCTGGTGAAGACGGTGTACTTGAATGCGGAGCTGGTCATCCGTAAAAGCGCCATCTGA
- a CDS encoding beta-galactosidase has product MSRRWNPVHPNVTGMLHGGDYNPDQWLDYPHIIDEDFRLMKLASANTFSVNIFGWSAIEPEEGVYRFEWLDSIMDRVAEQGGHIILATPSGARPAWMSEKYPEVLRVEANRVRNLHGVRHNHCFTSPIYRQKTQEMNRKLAERYKEHPALIMWHISNEYGGWCHCDLCQEAFRGWLKNKYDHDLDKLNHAWWTGFWSHRYSSWSQIESPAPHGENQVHGMNLDWQRFVTDQTIDFYQNEIVPLRELTPHIPVTTNFMGNYPHMRPFTGLNYEKFAKHVDVVTWDCYPPWHNDWQSTASLAKDVGFVNDLYRSLKDGQPFLIMECTPSLVNWHEVNKAKRAGMHKLSSIQSIAHGSDSILYFQWRKGRGASEKFHGAVVDHVGHEHTRVFRDVAEVGQVLNQLAPVVGSSMDAKVAIVYDWETDWAIADAQGFGKETKQYAATCQEHYRVFWERGIPVDVITPDKPLDGYKLVIAPMLYMVREGYAAKVESFVHSGGYFVATYATGMVNETDLVNLEGSPGPLKKVLGIWAEEIDTLYPAESRELVMTGGARYEAKDYVELIHLETAEALASFTSDFYKDKPALTVNRLGEGKAFYIASRNETSFQDDLYERLLDELQIGAPFPVQAGKGVSVQVRTDGKTDYVFVMNFTEEQQTVGWPGRSGLANLLTGEHVGEQLELEPYGAVVLSQSRE; this is encoded by the coding sequence ATGAGCAGAAGGTGGAATCCGGTGCATCCAAACGTAACGGGCATGCTGCACGGGGGGGACTATAATCCAGATCAATGGCTGGATTATCCGCATATTATTGATGAAGATTTCAGGCTGATGAAGCTGGCTTCGGCCAATACCTTCTCTGTTAATATATTTGGTTGGAGTGCAATTGAGCCAGAGGAGGGCGTATACCGCTTCGAGTGGCTGGATTCGATTATGGATCGGGTGGCCGAGCAGGGAGGCCATATTATTCTGGCTACGCCAAGCGGCGCGCGCCCGGCATGGATGAGTGAGAAGTACCCGGAGGTGCTGCGGGTAGAGGCTAATCGAGTCCGCAATCTTCATGGGGTGCGTCATAACCACTGCTTCACCTCCCCGATATACCGCCAGAAGACACAGGAGATGAACCGCAAGCTGGCGGAGCGCTACAAGGAGCATCCGGCACTTATCATGTGGCATATCTCGAATGAATACGGCGGCTGGTGCCACTGCGATCTGTGCCAGGAGGCGTTCCGCGGGTGGCTGAAGAACAAATATGATCATGATCTGGACAAGCTGAATCATGCATGGTGGACAGGCTTCTGGAGCCACCGCTACTCCAGTTGGAGCCAGATCGAGTCGCCAGCGCCGCATGGGGAGAATCAGGTGCATGGCATGAATCTGGATTGGCAGCGGTTTGTAACGGATCAGACGATCGACTTCTATCAGAACGAGATTGTGCCGCTGCGCGAGCTGACGCCTCATATTCCAGTAACGACCAACTTTATGGGCAATTACCCGCATATGCGTCCTTTTACAGGACTCAATTATGAGAAATTCGCGAAGCATGTCGATGTCGTGACCTGGGACTGCTACCCGCCTTGGCATAACGACTGGCAATCGACCGCTTCACTGGCCAAGGATGTCGGCTTCGTCAATGATCTGTACCGGTCGCTGAAGGACGGGCAGCCATTCCTGATCATGGAGTGCACGCCAAGTCTGGTCAACTGGCATGAGGTAAACAAGGCGAAGCGGGCTGGCATGCATAAGCTGTCCTCGATTCAGTCGATTGCGCATGGCTCGGATTCGATTCTATATTTCCAATGGCGCAAGGGCAGAGGCGCATCGGAGAAGTTCCACGGCGCAGTCGTCGACCATGTAGGGCATGAGCATACTCGGGTATTCCGGGATGTGGCAGAGGTCGGTCAGGTGCTGAACCAACTGGCGCCGGTAGTCGGCAGCTCTATGGATGCCAAGGTAGCTATCGTATACGACTGGGAGACGGACTGGGCGATTGCGGATGCCCAGGGCTTCGGGAAGGAGACGAAGCAATATGCGGCGACCTGCCAGGAGCATTACCGGGTATTCTGGGAGCGCGGCATTCCTGTCGATGTCATCACGCCAGACAAGCCGCTGGACGGCTACAAGCTGGTGATCGCTCCGATGCTGTATATGGTGCGCGAGGGCTATGCGGCAAAGGTGGAGAGCTTCGTTCATAGCGGCGGATATTTTGTTGCCACCTACGCAACCGGGATGGTCAATGAGACCGATCTGGTCAACCTGGAAGGCAGCCCTGGGCCGTTGAAGAAGGTGCTGGGCATCTGGGCGGAGGAGATCGATACACTGTATCCGGCAGAGTCGAGAGAGCTGGTCATGACGGGGGGCGCCCGTTATGAGGCGAAGGACTACGTGGAGTTGATTCATCTGGAGACGGCGGAGGCGCTGGCCTCGTTCACTTCAGATTTTTATAAGGACAAGCCTGCGTTGACCGTGAATCGCCTGGGCGAAGGCAAGGCGTTCTATATCGCTTCACGTAATGAGACAAGCTTCCAGGACGACCTGTATGAGCGGCTGCTGGACGAGCTGCAGATTGGGGCGCCATTCCCGGTACAGGCAGGCAAGGGTGTGTCCGTGCAGGTAAGAACCGATGGCAAGACAGATTATGTGTTTGTGATGAATTTTACGGAGGAGCAGCAGACGGTTGGCTGGCCGGGAAGAAGCGGTCTCGCTAACTTGCTGACCGGCGAGCACGTCGGGGAACAACTGGAGCTGGAGCCATACGGGGCGGTTGTGCTCTCGCAAAGCCGCGAATAA
- a CDS encoding GerAB/ArcD/ProY family transporter: MDKHTVISNRQMLAIVALATVGTSSLYAPATLVHYGGRDAWYLVLMGGVVGIINVCVFVWLNRLYPGRNYISVILLVFGRWIGGPLALVSTLFYIDVGTWVLREFSQFFVIALEPTIPIVWYLIVGALMCGYAVRLGIEVIARVSEIIFFITITAFLAIYSVLINQYHPEYLLPVLEHGLLHPLKGLMLSASWFGDLMFISMILNHVRQTKRTPYYIAGAMGVIFFILLLAVVTCIVVLGAEATSTFTYPSISLIQNISLFRNIERFDAALVAVWVMSAFVKITVYFWAGLQALSTVFRLRHPGRFVWPLAGAFVISSHYKAWGLIEISHFYDQYAWYFVLFQLGLPMLVLLAALARRKLPAAS, encoded by the coding sequence ATGGACAAGCATACTGTTATCTCGAATCGTCAAATGCTTGCTATAGTAGCTCTCGCAACAGTAGGGACGTCCAGCTTGTACGCTCCCGCCACCCTGGTACATTACGGGGGGCGCGATGCCTGGTATCTCGTATTGATGGGAGGTGTCGTAGGCATTATCAATGTCTGCGTCTTTGTGTGGCTCAACCGTCTATATCCTGGCCGCAACTATATCTCCGTGATCCTGCTCGTCTTTGGACGATGGATTGGCGGACCGTTGGCACTGGTGAGCACGCTGTTTTACATCGATGTAGGAACATGGGTGCTGCGGGAATTTTCCCAGTTTTTTGTTATTGCTTTGGAGCCGACCATTCCCATTGTCTGGTATCTGATTGTTGGCGCACTCATGTGTGGGTATGCGGTTCGGCTTGGAATTGAGGTTATTGCCAGAGTGTCCGAGATTATCTTCTTCATCACCATAACCGCCTTCTTAGCCATCTATAGTGTGCTGATCAATCAATACCATCCAGAGTATCTGCTCCCGGTGCTGGAGCACGGTCTGCTTCATCCGCTCAAAGGCTTGATGCTCTCCGCCTCGTGGTTCGGGGACTTGATGTTTATCTCGATGATTCTCAATCATGTGCGGCAGACGAAGCGGACTCCTTATTACATAGCCGGAGCCATGGGCGTCATCTTCTTCATTCTGCTGCTGGCAGTCGTCACCTGCATCGTTGTATTGGGTGCGGAAGCCACCAGCACCTTCACCTATCCAAGCATCAGCCTGATTCAGAATATTAGCCTGTTTCGTAATATCGAGCGCTTTGACGCGGCCTTGGTTGCTGTATGGGTGATGAGCGCATTTGTCAAAATCACGGTCTATTTTTGGGCGGGCCTTCAGGCGCTCTCCACCGTGTTCCGGCTTCGCCATCCCGGCCGCTTCGTCTGGCCGCTTGCGGGAGCATTTGTCATAAGCTCCCATTACAAGGCCTGGGGGCTGATCGAAATCTCCCATTTCTATGATCAGTACGCCTGGTACTTTGTACTCTTCCAGCTCGGGTTGCCGATGCTAGTGCTGCTGGCGGCGCTGGCAAGACGCAAGCTGCCAGCAGCATCCTAA